A section of the Leptotrichia buccalis C-1013-b genome encodes:
- the disA gene encoding DNA integrity scanning diadenylate cyclase DisA, translating to MLKQTVSEKKILEYIFGIVAPGTALREAIDKIQEAKLGALIVLGNPVDLKDVIGGGFELNTVYSPQKVYELSKMDGGIILSTDIKTIYGANIQLQPNYSIQTDESGTRHQAAHRVAQQKGNLVVAVSERRNKITIYYGKFRYMLNEIGDLLTKSSQAITALEKYSIAIEKNHINLSILEFDNMVTLYDIVECVRMYGLLFRMSEELIEYMAELGSEGRLIKIQYEEIMLNKNETFNALIKDYQVNNEKAEKIRVRLKSLTKEELLDDEKIVSLLGFDTDITNLDEKIEPRGYGLLSNITKISRKDREILVKEFSNVQSILMSTASDIAKLKGVSKFKAEHISKSLKRIKNKTIVDRD from the coding sequence ATGTTAAAACAGACAGTTAGCGAGAAGAAAATATTAGAGTATATATTTGGTATAGTGGCACCAGGAACAGCTTTACGAGAAGCAATAGACAAGATTCAGGAAGCAAAACTAGGAGCTTTAATTGTGCTTGGAAACCCGGTTGATTTAAAGGATGTCATAGGAGGTGGATTTGAATTAAATACAGTTTATTCACCTCAAAAAGTGTATGAATTATCAAAAATGGATGGTGGAATAATTTTGTCCACAGATATAAAGACAATTTATGGTGCAAATATTCAATTACAGCCTAATTATTCAATTCAGACAGATGAAAGTGGCACAAGACATCAGGCGGCACATAGAGTTGCGCAGCAGAAAGGTAATTTAGTTGTGGCAGTTTCGGAAAGACGAAATAAAATAACAATATATTACGGGAAATTCAGATACATGTTAAATGAAATTGGGGATTTATTGACAAAATCTTCACAGGCGATAACAGCTTTGGAGAAATATTCAATTGCAATTGAAAAGAATCATATTAATTTGTCCATACTTGAATTTGATAATATGGTAACTCTTTATGATATTGTTGAATGTGTCAGAATGTATGGACTGCTTTTTAGAATGTCTGAAGAGTTAATTGAGTATATGGCGGAACTTGGAAGTGAAGGACGGCTTATAAAGATTCAGTATGAAGAAATAATGTTAAATAAAAACGAAACTTTTAATGCTCTGATAAAAGATTATCAGGTAAATAATGAAAAAGCGGAAAAAATTAGAGTAAGGTTAAAATCCTTGACAAAAGAAGAATTGCTAGATGATGAAAAAATAGTGAGTTTATTGGGATTTGATACAGATATTACAAATCTTGATGAAAAAATAGAACCGCGTGGTTATGGACTTTTAAGCAATATAACAAAGATAAGCAGAAAGGACAGGGAAATTCTTGTAAAGGAGTTTTCAAATGTTCAGTCTATTTTAATGTCAACTGCATCAGATATTGCGAAATTAAAAGGAGTAAGTAAATTTAAAGCTGAGCATATTAGTAAATCATTGAAACGTATAAAAAATAAAACAATTGTTGACAGAGACTAA
- the radA gene encoding DNA repair protein RadA, with amino-acid sequence MAVKKGKTKYICSECGYSSLKWMGKCPNCDSWGTFEEEIDIKSTFKNVESQEVSIKKITEIEIEKEFRMVTPFEEFDRVLGGGLIKGEVVLITGSPGIGKSTFLLQLSQEYAKIGNVFYVSGEESPRQIKQRAERVNVKSENLYILNDTNIEKIESVILKEKPKVVVIDSIQTLYSENVNSIPGSVTQIRETTLKIIEIAKKNEIAFYIVGHVTKDGKLAGPKLLEHMVDAVLQIEGEENSYFRIIRSIKNRYGSTNEISIFDMKENGISEVKNPSEFFISDREEKNVGSIIVPIFEGSRVFLFEVQSLLGTPNFGMPRRTVEGYDKTRVEILSAVLSRSLKVDVNSKDIYINIPGGIDLNDRSSDLAVVFSLLSSIKGIPISQKIAAIGELGLRGEVRKVSFIKNRVTELEKLGFAGVYLPKSHKADFEKEKTKIKLNYISNISELVERVK; translated from the coding sequence ATGGCTGTGAAAAAAGGGAAAACAAAATATATATGTTCAGAATGCGGTTACAGTTCATTAAAATGGATGGGAAAATGTCCAAACTGTGATTCGTGGGGAACATTTGAAGAGGAAATTGATATAAAAAGTACCTTTAAAAATGTGGAATCACAGGAAGTTTCAATAAAGAAAATAACAGAAATTGAAATTGAAAAAGAATTTAGAATGGTAACTCCGTTTGAAGAATTTGACAGAGTTTTAGGCGGCGGACTGATAAAAGGGGAAGTTGTATTAATTACAGGAAGTCCTGGGATTGGGAAATCAACTTTTTTGCTTCAGCTGTCGCAGGAATATGCAAAAATAGGAAATGTTTTTTATGTTTCAGGAGAGGAATCACCACGGCAAATAAAACAGCGGGCAGAACGTGTCAATGTAAAAAGTGAAAATTTATATATTTTAAATGATACTAACATTGAAAAAATTGAAAGTGTCATTTTGAAAGAAAAACCGAAAGTAGTTGTAATTGACTCGATTCAGACGCTTTATTCTGAAAATGTAAATTCAATTCCTGGAAGCGTTACACAAATTCGTGAAACAACATTAAAAATTATTGAAATTGCAAAAAAAAATGAAATTGCATTTTATATTGTGGGACATGTTACAAAAGATGGAAAACTTGCAGGACCAAAATTACTGGAACATATGGTTGATGCGGTTTTGCAAATAGAAGGGGAAGAAAACAGCTATTTTAGAATAATCCGTTCAATAAAGAACCGTTATGGCTCAACAAATGAAATTTCTATTTTTGATATGAAGGAAAATGGAATTAGCGAAGTAAAAAATCCATCTGAATTTTTTATAAGCGATAGAGAGGAAAAAAATGTAGGAAGCATTATTGTTCCTATCTTTGAAGGAAGCCGTGTATTTTTGTTTGAAGTTCAGTCATTGCTAGGAACACCTAATTTTGGAATGCCGAGAAGAACGGTTGAAGGATACGATAAGACTCGTGTGGAAATTTTGAGTGCAGTCTTGTCTCGTTCATTAAAAGTGGATGTAAATTCAAAAGATATTTACATAAATATTCCTGGAGGAATTGACTTGAATGACAGAAGTTCTGATTTGGCAGTAGTTTTTTCGCTTTTGTCTTCAATAAAAGGAATCCCGATAAGTCAGAAAATTGCAGCCATTGGTGAATTGGGATTACGGGGAGAAGTGAGAAAAGTTTCATTTATAAAAAATAGAGTAACAGAATTGGAAAAATTGGGATTTGCAGGAGTTTACTTGCCTAAAAGCCATAAAGCTGATTTTGAAAAGGAAAAGACGAAAATAAAGCTTAATTATATAAGTAATATAAGCGAGCTTGTCGAAAGGGTTAAATAG
- the coaD gene encoding pantetheine-phosphate adenylyltransferase, with the protein MKKVALYPGSFDPITKGHVDIIKRSSNLFDKLIIGIFKNSTKSKAWFSDEEKVEMIEEILKKENINAEIKIFNGLLVDFMCKEKVNILVRGLRALSDYEYELQFTLTNKTLAKSEFETVFLTASREYLYLSSSLVKEVAQNKGNLSFFVTENVEKRMIERVESFKR; encoded by the coding sequence ATGAAAAAAGTAGCTTTGTATCCAGGTAGTTTTGACCCAATAACAAAAGGACATGTTGATATTATAAAACGTTCTTCAAATTTATTTGATAAATTAATAATAGGAATTTTTAAAAATTCTACAAAATCGAAAGCCTGGTTTTCAGACGAAGAAAAAGTTGAAATGATAGAAGAAATTTTAAAAAAAGAAAATATTAACGCCGAAATAAAAATTTTTAATGGATTGTTAGTTGATTTTATGTGTAAAGAAAAAGTAAATATTCTAGTAAGAGGACTACGTGCATTATCAGACTACGAATATGAATTACAGTTCACATTAACAAATAAAACTCTTGCAAAAAGTGAATTTGAAACAGTATTTCTAACTGCTTCAAGAGAATACTTGTATTTAAGCTCAAGTCTTGTGAAAGAAGTAGCACAAAATAAAGGAAATTTGAGTTTTTTTGTAACAGAAAATGTAGAAAAACGAATGATTGAGAGAGTAGAAAGTTTTAAGCGATAA
- the rnc gene encoding ribonuclease III, which yields MTARKNSKDLIKKIGYEFKNKKYLEEALTHRSYSNEAEKTRRFNNEKLEFLGDAILNLITTEYIYDLYGKKTEGELAKLKSQIISEPVFSTIASDIKLGEYLYLSNGEIMSGGRNRRSILGDAFEALIGAIFKDSDYYTAKNVALKFLLGKINKLEEIEGTGDYKTILQEFVQGKYKKMPEYKLLRTKGPDHNKVFEICVRWNDKIYGIGTGKSKKEAEKHAAKEALEKLKK from the coding sequence ATGACTGCAAGAAAAAATTCCAAGGATTTGATAAAAAAAATTGGATATGAATTTAAAAATAAAAAATATTTAGAAGAGGCATTGACACATAGATCATATTCTAATGAAGCTGAAAAGACGAGACGGTTTAATAATGAGAAATTAGAATTTCTAGGAGATGCCATACTAAATCTCATAACGACTGAATATATCTATGATTTATATGGAAAGAAAACAGAAGGAGAATTGGCTAAATTAAAGAGCCAGATTATAAGCGAACCTGTTTTTTCGACTATTGCCAGTGATATTAAATTAGGAGAATACCTGTATTTAAGTAATGGAGAGATTATGTCTGGTGGAAGAAATAGAAGATCTATTTTAGGTGATGCTTTTGAGGCTTTGATTGGTGCGATTTTTAAAGATTCAGATTATTATACTGCGAAGAATGTTGCATTAAAATTTTTACTTGGGAAAATAAATAAATTGGAAGAAATAGAAGGAACTGGTGACTATAAAACAATTCTACAGGAATTTGTGCAAGGTAAATATAAAAAAATGCCTGAATACAAACTACTTAGAACTAAAGGTCCTGATCATAATAAAGTTTTTGAAATCTGTGTAAGATGGAATGATAAAATCTATGGTATTGGAACTGGGAAAAGCAAGAAGGAAGCTGAAAAACATGCAGCAAAAGAAGCATTAGAAAAATTAAAGAAATAA
- the fabF gene encoding beta-ketoacyl-ACP synthase II, producing the protein MRRVVITGIGLVTPLGTGKEKAWKNLLEGECGIDKITQFDSSQHPVHIAAEVKDFVPENYIEKKELKKIARFSQFAIAASKEALEDAKLEITDENADRIGVIIGSGIGGLDVIEQEVEKLVTRGPKRVSPFYIPAAILNMASGNTSIYIGAKGPNKTVVTACASGTNSIGDAFQAILLGKADAMIAGGTEATVTPSGIAGFANLKALSTNPDPKTASRPFTADRDGFVLGEGAGVLVLEELEYAKKRGAKIYAEVVGYGETGDAYHMTAPSDGGEGAARAFKMALEQGNIKPEEVGYINAHGTSTPANDKNETQAIKTTFGEHAYKLAVSSTKGATGHLLGGAGGIEAAFLALAISEGIMPPTINYENPDPLCDLDYVPNKPVKRDIEVGMSSSLGFGGHNAVLAFRKYK; encoded by the coding sequence ATGAGAAGAGTAGTTATTACAGGAATTGGACTGGTAACTCCATTAGGGACTGGAAAAGAAAAGGCTTGGAAAAATTTGTTGGAAGGTGAATGCGGAATTGATAAAATCACTCAATTTGACAGTTCACAGCATCCAGTTCATATAGCCGCTGAGGTAAAGGATTTTGTTCCTGAAAATTATATTGAAAAAAAGGAATTGAAGAAGATAGCCAGATTTTCACAATTTGCGATTGCGGCATCAAAGGAAGCGTTGGAAGACGCAAAATTGGAAATTACAGATGAAAATGCGGATCGAATTGGAGTAATTATTGGTTCAGGAATTGGAGGACTGGATGTAATTGAGCAGGAAGTGGAAAAACTTGTTACAAGAGGACCAAAAAGAGTATCACCATTTTATATTCCAGCGGCAATTTTAAATATGGCTTCAGGAAATACTTCGATTTATATAGGAGCAAAAGGGCCTAATAAAACTGTTGTTACAGCTTGTGCTTCAGGAACAAATTCAATTGGAGATGCTTTTCAGGCAATTTTGTTAGGAAAAGCTGATGCGATGATAGCTGGAGGAACAGAAGCAACAGTAACTCCATCAGGAATAGCAGGATTTGCAAACTTGAAGGCATTATCAACTAATCCAGATCCAAAAACTGCATCACGTCCATTTACAGCGGATAGAGATGGATTTGTACTTGGAGAAGGTGCTGGAGTACTAGTGCTGGAAGAATTGGAATACGCTAAAAAACGTGGAGCAAAAATTTATGCAGAAGTTGTGGGATATGGAGAAACTGGAGATGCTTATCATATGACAGCACCATCTGATGGTGGAGAAGGTGCAGCAAGAGCATTTAAAATGGCTTTGGAGCAAGGAAATATTAAACCTGAAGAAGTTGGATACATTAATGCGCACGGAACATCTACACCTGCAAATGACAAAAATGAAACTCAGGCAATAAAAACAACATTTGGAGAACACGCATACAAACTTGCTGTAAGTTCTACAAAAGGTGCAACTGGGCATTTATTAGGTGGAGCAGGAGGAATTGAAGCAGCATTTTTAGCACTTGCAATTTCAGAAGGAATTATGCCTCCAACTATAAATTATGAAAATCCAGATCCATTATGTGACTTGGATTATGTACCGAATAAACCTGTAAAAAGAGATATTGAAGTAGGAATGTCAAGTTCATTGGGATTTGGTGGACATAATGCAGTTTTAGCATTTAGAAAATATAAATAG
- a CDS encoding acyl carrier protein yields the protein MLDKIKSIVVDQLGVDESQVTEDASFVDDLGADSLDTVELIMAFEEEFDIEIPDEDAQKIKTVKDVIEYIESK from the coding sequence ATGCTAGATAAAATTAAATCAATAGTAGTAGATCAATTAGGTGTAGATGAAAGTCAAGTAACTGAAGATGCATCATTTGTTGATGATTTGGGAGCTGATTCATTAGATACAGTTGAATTAATCATGGCTTTTGAAGAAGAATTTGACATTGAAATTCCTGATGAAGATGCACAAAAAATTAAAACAGTTAAAGATGTAATCGAATATATCGAATCTAAATAA
- the pdxT gene encoding pyridoxal 5'-phosphate synthase glutaminase subunit PdxT translates to MKIGVLALQGAFAEHIKMLEKLGVESFEIRKKNDLDNAVNNNGIDGLIIPGGESTVIGKLLYDLDLFDDIKNLILNGLPVFGTCAGLILLAKEIENDNRSYFGVMDIKVRRNAYGRQLGSFFTKSEFKGIGVIPMTFIRAPYILDVGENVEILSKVDGNIVAARENNILVTSYHPELNTDLNVHKFFIKMCDEVKK, encoded by the coding sequence ATGAAAATAGGTGTACTAGCTTTACAAGGAGCTTTTGCAGAACATATAAAAATGCTGGAAAAACTTGGAGTGGAATCGTTTGAAATAAGAAAAAAAAATGATTTGGATAATGCAGTTAATAATAACGGTATTGATGGGTTAATTATTCCAGGTGGAGAAAGTACAGTTATAGGGAAATTACTTTACGACCTTGATTTGTTTGATGATATAAAAAACCTAATTTTGAACGGATTGCCTGTGTTTGGTACTTGCGCAGGTTTAATTCTTTTGGCAAAGGAAATTGAAAATGATAATCGTTCTTATTTTGGAGTAATGGATATAAAAGTTAGAAGAAATGCTTATGGAAGGCAGCTTGGAAGCTTTTTTACAAAAAGTGAATTTAAAGGTATCGGAGTTATTCCTATGACATTTATACGTGCGCCATATATTTTAGATGTGGGAGAAAATGTAGAAATTCTTTCAAAAGTTGATGGAAATATTGTTGCAGCAAGAGAAAACAACATTCTTGTGACTTCATATCATCCTGAGTTAAATACTGATCTTAATGTACATAAATTTTTTATCAAAATGTGTGATGAAGTTAAAAAATAG
- the pdxS gene encoding pyridoxal 5'-phosphate synthase lyase subunit PdxS, protein MENERYELNKNLAQMLKGGVIMDVSTPEQARIAEAAGAAAVMALERIPADIRAVGGVSRMSDPKMIKSIQKVVSIPVMAKVRIGHFVEAQILEAIEIDYIDESEVLSPADDKFHVDKKKFKVPFVCGAKDLGEALRRIAEGASMIRTKGEPGTGDVVQAVRHMRMMNQEIRRIQNMREDELYFTAKELQVPFELVKYVHENGKLPVVNFAAGGVATPADAALMMQLGAEGVFVGSGIFKSGDPVKRAQAIVKAVTNYNDPKVLAEISEDLGEAMVGINESEIKLLMAERGK, encoded by the coding sequence ATGGAAAATGAAAGATACGAATTAAACAAAAATTTAGCACAAATGTTAAAAGGTGGAGTTATAATGGATGTTTCTACTCCTGAACAAGCAAGAATAGCTGAAGCGGCTGGAGCGGCGGCGGTTATGGCACTTGAAAGAATTCCAGCGGATATTAGAGCTGTAGGCGGAGTTTCGAGAATGAGTGATCCTAAAATGATTAAAAGTATTCAGAAAGTTGTGTCAATTCCTGTAATGGCAAAAGTTAGAATTGGGCATTTTGTAGAAGCGCAGATTTTGGAAGCAATAGAAATTGACTATATAGATGAAAGTGAAGTTTTGTCACCTGCTGATGATAAATTTCATGTAGATAAGAAAAAATTTAAAGTTCCTTTTGTGTGTGGAGCAAAAGATTTGGGAGAAGCTCTTAGAAGAATAGCTGAAGGAGCTTCAATGATAAGAACTAAAGGTGAACCGGGAACAGGAGATGTTGTACAGGCGGTACGACATATGAGAATGATGAATCAAGAAATAAGAAGAATTCAAAATATGCGAGAAGATGAGCTTTATTTTACTGCCAAAGAATTGCAAGTTCCTTTTGAATTAGTAAAATACGTTCATGAAAATGGGAAATTGCCAGTAGTAAATTTTGCAGCGGGTGGTGTTGCTACTCCTGCAGATGCCGCATTAATGATGCAGCTTGGAGCTGAAGGCGTATTTGTCGGGTCAGGAATATTCAAATCAGGAGATCCTGTAAAAAGAGCTCAAGCAATAGTTAAAGCTGTTACTAACTATAATGATCCAAAAGTGTTAGCTGAAATTTCAGAAGATTTAGGAGAAGCTATGGTTGGAATCAATGAAAGTGAAATTAAGTTACTTATGGCTGAAAGAGGTAAATAA